GAGCGTGGCTAGAATTTCTGTAGGCACGAGGAAGTTACGCCCATCGATACCTTGAATGTGTCCAATAGGGGAAATCATCACTTGCATGCGCGCATCTTAGTGATTTTAGCGCGCTTTTTTTGCGCAAGGGGTGTTAAACGCTTTGGTTAAGATGCTTTTATGAGCGCAGTAGATTTTTTATTTAACATCGTTTTCAATGTGGATGGAGAGCCGCGCATCACGCGCGCGCACAGGGCACTGCAAGGTGTCAGCGAGCAGGAGCGCGCCCTAGCTAGCGCGCAAAGAGCCCAAACTCAGGCGACCCGCGCAGCTCAAGCAGCAGAGCGCGAGCACACCGCGCAATTAAAAGAATTAGACTCAGCAATCCAGCAAAACACCAGTTCTTTTAAGAGTTTGGCCGGTCTGCTCACTACGGGCTTATTTGCTGGGCAAGTCAGCTCCACCATGCAAGCTCTTGGGGCCCAAGAGCAGCTAAAAAACTCCTTGACCTCTTTAATTTACACCAACGCGCAAACGCGCGATAGCTTGGGGCAGAATTTGAGCGTGATGGAAAAATGGAAGCTCTCCAGCCTAGAGGCGGCCAACACGTACAAAGCCCTAGATCAAATCCAAGCCAAAACTAAGTTTAATCTGAATGATTTGGGCGAAATGTTCAAATCTTTCTATTCCACAGCTTCTAAGTCTATGGGTTTGCAAGACGCGCTTAAGGTGATGGAAGCCATTGCTTACAGCGCGCAAGTGAGCGGAGCGGGGGTAGATAGCCTAAAAGCTACGCTGGATAGTTTAGGGGATGGGAGCGCGGCTACAGCCACAGACTTTGGGCGTTTTGTCAACTCTTTGGGGCTGACCAGCGAGGCGATGAAAAAGGCCAAAGAGGAGGGCAATTTGGCCAATCTGATGTTAGAGAAAATGGGCAAATTCAAAGACACGGCGCAAATGAGCGCGGGCTCTTGGGAAGAAGTGTGGAGCAATTTCACCAACGCAATTAACACGCTCAAAGAAAACGCCCTAGCCCCCTATTTTGAGAGCATTAAAAAGACTTTTGCAGGCTGGACACAATACTTAGAAAAAAACGCCGACTTGTTAAAAAACATTGTGGCATCTTGCATGAAATTTGGCAAAGTGCTTTTAGCTTTGGGGGCGGGCTTTGTGGCTTACAAGGCGCAAATGCTAGCAGCTAGCCTAGCCACCAAGGCCTACACGCTCGCACAAGGGGCTTTAGCTGGGAGTGTGGGGCTAACCACTCTTGCGCTCAAAGCGATGCGCACGGCCATCTTGCGCCTAGGAATCCCTGCGATGATCGCTTTGGCTGTAGAATTGTGGCTTAACTGGGATCAGATCACTAAATGGATGAAGGGGGCTTGGGAGAAAAGCCTTTATGCCATCAAAGCCCTTTGGCATAATGTGCTCACGGGCTTAAAAATTGCTCTCAAATCCTACGCGCATTTTTATATCAGCACCCTTGAGGCGATGCTTACCAAACTCACCCAAGCCCTAGGGGGCTTTGCTCCGGCCTTTTTAAAAAGCACGGCGCATATTTTAAGCCAAACTAAGGCGCGCTACACCCAAGAGCTCGCCGCTTTAAAAAACTCCTTCCAGTCCTTGAGCGCGCCTAGCGCTCCTGTTGAAAACACCCCTAGCAAAACCCCCACCCCCACAAAAACCCCGCAAGCTAGCCTAGTGTGGAACTTGCAAAAACCCACCCCCTCTGCACAAAAAGCCAAAGCCAACACAGACGCGCTAGCTAGAGCTCTAAGAGAGATTGCCCGGGGTAGCATGAGCGAATATGAGCGCAAACTAGATGACATCAAGCAAAAGACCCAAGAGTGGATCAAAGCTGGGGTGAGCAAGAACCTAGCGCTCAGGGAACAAGCGCGCTTAATCGCGCAACTGAGTGAGCAAAACCAAGAGAATCAACGCTTAGCCGTGCTGGACTTTTTGGATAAAAAACGCGCCCTGCAAAGCGCGCTAGCCCCAAAGGAAAGCGCAGAGCTTGAAGCAGAAAAAACGCGCTATGAGGAGGCCATTAGACATTTAAATCAGGAGGCTAGTGAGAAATTTAAAAACCACCTTTGGAGCGTGGAACAAATTGAGCAACTCTACGCACTAGAAACACGCTTGCATGAAAAAAAGTTAAAGGACCTAGCAGAAAACGCGCTTAAGGCCAAAGAGGAGGCTGAAATGCGCGCGCGCGCCTTGAAAATGGAGCAAATCAACGCCCAGCTTCAAGTAGATTTAGACATCCGCCAAAAAAGTATCGATTTGATGAGCGAGGGGCTCAATAAACAAATAGCCTTAGAGAAATTGCGCCATGATCAGGTGATAGCCAACTTGAATAAAGAGATGGAAGCGCGCTTAAAAGCGGGCAAAATCACTCAGGCGCAGGCTAATAAACTCTATGAATTAGAGCTGCAAACCCACAAAAAACGCCTTTTAGACATCCAAAATCAGGCCAAAGCAGAGCCGCCCCAAAAGCGCGAACTAGGCGCGTTGTTTAAAATGGATTTGGCTAGCGTGATGAGCACTGCGTTCACTAAGGGCTCAGAGGCTGCCCATGACAAAATGGCCGATATGTTCGCCTCTTCTTTCAAACAGGGCTTTTTAGGCCCACTGCTAAGCGGGGATTTGCAAGGGGCGTTAAAATCCGTGCTAGGGCCTCAATTTGAAATCAAGGCCGGAAGCTTTTTAGACAAGTTTCAAGGCGTGTTAAACACCTTTTCAGCGGGCTTTCAAACGCTCTTAGCAGGTTTTGGAGCAGGGATGGCCGCTGGGGGCTTGGTGGGGGGCTTTATTGACACACAGGGGGACAAGCAGGCCCAAAAGCGCATGAAAATGGGCACAACTTTAGGGAGTTTGAGCGGGGCGGGCGTGGGCGCGGCTCTAAGCCCAGTTTTAGGGCCTTTGGGGCCAGTTTTGGGGGGAGTTTTTGGGGGGGTGCTAGGGACTCTGATTGGAGGCTTTAGCTCCAAGAAAGTAGAAACCACTCTAGTCGATAAGGGCATCAAGTTTTTTAACGATGCGACTAGCAAAAGCGTGAATGCGAGCTTTTATGAGCTCAAAAAAGAGACCACCACCACTACCAAGTGGTGGGGACTGGTTAAAAACACTTCCTCGCGCTTTTGGACAGAGTATGCGCGCGTGGGCACTTATGCTAGCGATCAGATTAAGAAGTCTTTGGCCACTTATGAGGATTTGGTGGAGGATTTGCTAGGCGTGCGCAAGAGTTTGAGCATTCAAGCGGGCAAGTATAAAGACACTTCCAGCGCGCTAGCTACTAGCATTGATGCGGTGATTGCTGCAGGCTTGGGCGTGGTCGAAAAGACTTTGCAAAGACGCGTAGAATTTGGTACGATGATTAAGGATGAATGGGGCGAGCGCGAATATGGAAGCTATGCTTACATGTACCAAAACTACGGGGCGGATTTGGCCAAAAAGCGCGGGGGCAGACTCCTAGACACATGGCATCAAGACTCTTGGCTGGAGGATAAGAAAAAGCAGATTTATAAAATCAATCGCGCCTTTGAAATTGAGGGGTATTACACCAACCCCATTGTCGAAAAGGTGCGCAAATATTGGCAAGATTACGCCAATGGGCTCAAAAGAGACATCAACCAAGTGGTGCAAGAGACTTTGGGCAACTTTGTTAAAAAGGGCCAAGAGTTCAAGCAGTGGAAGTTTCGCTTTAAAGAGGACAATATAGGCGAGCAAAAATATTTAGAAGAATTGGCCGAGCAGCAAAAACAAAGACTCTTAGATCTGCTGGATTTAAAGGGTGTGGCTGTGGACATGGACAATTTCTTAGATATCCGCCAAAGCGTCTTAAAAAAGAGCATGGACCCGCGCACTATTGAGCTTTTAAACGGACTAGGAGATAGCATTATGCGCGCAGCTGACGCGCACAAAGCCTATGAGCAAGCCCTCAAAGCCCAAAACAAGACCACCAAAACGGCCATTGATTTAGAGAGAGAAAAGGAGAAACTGCGCTTTAGAGATTTGCTACTAGAGCGCACCAAGCGCGCACAAAACCCCAACCA
This portion of the Helicobacter felis ATCC 49179 genome encodes:
- a CDS encoding phage tail tape measure protein, which codes for MSAVDFLFNIVFNVDGEPRITRAHRALQGVSEQERALASAQRAQTQATRAAQAAEREHTAQLKELDSAIQQNTSSFKSLAGLLTTGLFAGQVSSTMQALGAQEQLKNSLTSLIYTNAQTRDSLGQNLSVMEKWKLSSLEAANTYKALDQIQAKTKFNLNDLGEMFKSFYSTASKSMGLQDALKVMEAIAYSAQVSGAGVDSLKATLDSLGDGSAATATDFGRFVNSLGLTSEAMKKAKEEGNLANLMLEKMGKFKDTAQMSAGSWEEVWSNFTNAINTLKENALAPYFESIKKTFAGWTQYLEKNADLLKNIVASCMKFGKVLLALGAGFVAYKAQMLAASLATKAYTLAQGALAGSVGLTTLALKAMRTAILRLGIPAMIALAVELWLNWDQITKWMKGAWEKSLYAIKALWHNVLTGLKIALKSYAHFYISTLEAMLTKLTQALGGFAPAFLKSTAHILSQTKARYTQELAALKNSFQSLSAPSAPVENTPSKTPTPTKTPQASLVWNLQKPTPSAQKAKANTDALARALREIARGSMSEYERKLDDIKQKTQEWIKAGVSKNLALREQARLIAQLSEQNQENQRLAVLDFLDKKRALQSALAPKESAELEAEKTRYEEAIRHLNQEASEKFKNHLWSVEQIEQLYALETRLHEKKLKDLAENALKAKEEAEMRARALKMEQINAQLQVDLDIRQKSIDLMSEGLNKQIALEKLRHDQVIANLNKEMEARLKAGKITQAQANKLYELELQTHKKRLLDIQNQAKAEPPQKRELGALFKMDLASVMSTAFTKGSEAAHDKMADMFASSFKQGFLGPLLSGDLQGALKSVLGPQFEIKAGSFLDKFQGVLNTFSAGFQTLLAGFGAGMAAGGLVGGFIDTQGDKQAQKRMKMGTTLGSLSGAGVGAALSPVLGPLGPVLGGVFGGVLGTLIGGFSSKKVETTLVDKGIKFFNDATSKSVNASFYELKKETTTTTKWWGLVKNTSSRFWTEYARVGTYASDQIKKSLATYEDLVEDLLGVRKSLSIQAGKYKDTSSALATSIDAVIAAGLGVVEKTLQRRVEFGTMIKDEWGEREYGSYAYMYQNYGADLAKKRGGRLLDTWHQDSWLEDKKKQIYKINRAFEIEGYYTNPIVEKVRKYWQDYANGLKRDINQVVQETLGNFVKKGQEFKQWKFRFKEDNIGEQKYLEELAEQQKQRLLDLLDLKGVAVDMDNFLDIRQSVLKKSMDPRTIELLNGLGDSIMRAADAHKAYEQALKAQNKTTKTAIDLEREKEKLRFRDLLLERTKRAQNPNQAPSADPTNTKILNTLQSMLSLQRESAAL